Genomic DNA from Gossypium hirsutum isolate 1008001.06 chromosome A01, Gossypium_hirsutum_v2.1, whole genome shotgun sequence:
ACTTTTCTTGCTCCGAATTTTTAGACCTAATCCATGATTTTTTTGCATCCTTGGTTAAGTTATCTGTTTTAGAAAGATGGAAATTGATATCTGCGTAAAAACTTGCTTGGCTTGAAAATTGGTTGCTAGTTTAGTTCAACCTCTCTGATATTTGTTGCATTTTTCAGTGAAGCATATTTGAAGTGTCATCAGCAAATGCTTTTAGCGAAAAAAATTGGGGAAGGGGTGAACGAACTATTGTTATGTTAAAGTGGATTGACATTTTTCTAAGTTGCACTCCTCTAGATCTGAAAAACAGAGATGATTGGACTCTGATGCTGTTGGATGTATAGGTAAAATTTGTTCTTTACATAACAGAATGATTTCGCATAATTTTGGTTTTGCATGCTCTGTATTCATATGGAGTCCACGAATGGTTTCCTTCATGTATAGTTGAATTTAGCATAATTGAGTCTTCTTTGCcctgtttattttctttatgaaTTGAACAAACGTCAAAGGTTATACTTTCAGGATCTGGTGACAGGTTGCTTCTGTTTTATATGAAGACTGTGCTTAGTGTTCTATGAGTTTTATCTCTCCGATGGATTGGAATGCCAAAACGCCTTTGCAATGGGACTGGGAAAACTTGATGATGTTAAATGCAACACCAACTGAAATTCCAAGGAAGCTCAGACCTGAACAGTGGGATATTGATGGAGAGGGAGGAATGAACTCTGGGTCTTTCTATTCTTCTGTTGCTGCTGGAGGTAGTGGTGGTTCTGCCTCAGATTTGGGCCTTGCTTCTATGTCTAAAAGTTCAAAATCGGCATCTATTAATTCTTCTTCTATGGGGgaggtaaaaatgaccaaatttacTTCGGAAGCCTTTGAAGCTATCCCAGATGATATTAGCAACCAGAACGAAGCTTTCAGGGCTGAGCTGGCTGGTACTTCCCCAACACTTGAGGCTTCAGTTGGCTCTGGTGAGCCATTGCTCAGTTTAAAGCTTGGTAAACGGACATACTTTGAAGATGTTTCTGGGGGAAGCAATACTAAGAATTTGTCTTATTCTTCCACTTCTGGACAATCTCCTGCCCAAGCAAAGAGATCTAAACCCAATTGTCAGGGCATACATGTTCTGCGTTGCCAAGTTGAAGGCTGTAACTTTGACCTCTCCTCAGCAAAGGATTACCATCGGAAACACAGAATTTGTGAAAGTCATTCAAAGAGTCCAAAGGTCATTGTACATGGTCAGGAACGCCGGTTCTGCCAACAATGTAGCAAGTAAACTTTTTTCTTTATTCTGATGATTTTTACATTGGAAGTAGATTGTATCCAAGAATATTTTCTTTATTGATTGTGTATTTGCATGGTGATGTTTTACTTATCTTAGTATCAACCAATAGTAGGTATTTGATTCCTTATTGTTGGGCTTGTGAACTCTTGATGAATGTTAAAATCATAGTTATGTTAATGCTGTCAAAGGTTCCATGGCCTGTCGGAGTTTGATGAAAAGAAGCGAAGTTGTCGCCGGCGCCTTTCTGACCACAATGCAAGACGCCGTAAACCACAGACAGAAGCATTCCACTTCAGTGGTACAAGATTTTCATCTTCACCAAATGGTACCAGTTTCAGACATAGATTTGATGTTTTTTATgcatttaattttgttgtatgttACTTGTCCATCAAGATATTATGCGAGTGACTTAATTCATGCTTATTGAGTAGTTGCTTGATTTTATTCTATAACATCTTATACTCAAATAGTTTGGGTCACCCTACTTTATTGGATGCTATGTTTCTATTATAATTGCTGTCCCAGCTTTGAAGTATATGTGTTAAGGCTTTATAAGTTGTGCCTCTACTTGTTGCAGAAGGGAAGCAACAGATGAGTTTCATCTGGAATAAAGTGCCATTTCTTCATAATGCTAGACCCAATGAAATTTTTTCATGGGAAGGCACATTTGATTCCAAGTCCTCTCAAATGAAAGGTTATACATCTACAAAAGTTGGAAATATTAATGGACAGCCAAACCTCCCTGGCAATGAGCTTTTGAATTCCATCACAATGCGATCTCATGATTCCAATGGATTCCTGCCCACCAAGGGCAAGCAAAGTACAGATGACATTCTCAACCAAGGTTTGGTTTGTTTATCTTACTAAGAAACAAGATTTATGATATgcattttgattttgattaatgACAAATGTTATCTTCTAGTGCTAGTTTAACACAAATTGTTTTTAAATGAACTTATATATGGAGTAAAATAAATGCCCCAAGAATGCTCCCTTGAGATAAAAACATGATCACAATCATGAGAGGATGAGTGTGAGGCCAAAGAGGTGAGAATCTTGATGTGCCACTAATTTTGCTAGGTCTCTACCTTTGAAAATTGTTTTCTCCCAAGTTAggataataaatattcaattctTCATCAAAAGGTAAAGAAATAACGTGCCTACTTATTTCATAAAGCTTTTGCTGTGTCATGTGGAAGTGAAGGTTCTTTTTGTTTGGATAAACAGATTTAGGACAATGATTTTTCGACTTTTAGATCCTTACGCTACAAGTCCTTTCCTGAACACTTTTGGATAGCGTCTAGGTAGTTAGCAAtagatgtttgatgatgaaacgGTTTCCTATGAAATGATCAATGTACATTAAGTGACATGCTGCCCTCAATGGGACATGGAGTAATGCTACTTGAGGGATTGGAGTTTTTTGCCGAAATATGATGTACATATGTGACAGAATGTTGAATAATTAACTTTCAGCAGAGGTACATGTTAGTTATCCTGATGGGAGATGAGCGATGGTTCTGAAGGCCTttaatggttattaaaatgatgcTTTCCTTATGGAACTGATATACAAGCTCAACAAATTTAGTCAAATTTTGTAGGTGTAGAAgaatccagagttgattcaaaCGTGGCTACGACGCAAGATCTTCATCGTGCTCTCTCTCTTCTGTCAAACGAATCCTGGGTTTCTTGTGAGCCAAAACACGGTTCAATTGCATACCCCATGCATGTCAACCCTAGTACCAGTATGTCTCAGCCAGCTATGAATGCAAGTTCACGAGGATTTCCAAGTGCCTTATCTGAAAACTGGCAGATGGAACAACAGACAACTGAATCTCAAGTGCATAATGGTGATGGTGACAACCATTTCCAAGAGTTCCAGCTGCTCAAGGCTCCCTATTATAGTGGCTTTTATTCCAATCAATGAGCTGAATGAGTGCGCTCAATTCAGCCAATTTGAAATTTGTGATCCCACACTCAAAGCTTAAACAATGTTTTGTTTTGGTAGGAACTCTCGGATATTCCACTTTgctgtttttctttttctaaaaaagCAAAATATCATTTGCTTTTACAACTTTGTTTCttcactaacttcaatttttttttttttggtataaatGTTGAATTTGTCAAGTGTCCATCAGGCGTATATGTGTCTGAGCTTAGGTAgttttggttttgaaaaagaaaattttattatattttacaataatCGAGTTTTTAAACTTCATTGAAATTGATTcttccaaataaaaaatatattccaGACTTGCATGGAGAAATGAACGTAGTGCAGAATCCCTTTGGAGAGAACTGCATTTCATCCCTTGTCCTTAAAAAGACAATTTTGTTATTGGTCTACACTATATCCACTCTTTCAATGATAGTGaaaaaatttggtgttaattaagttgataagttttattttatcatcgatttaaaatttttccgaatcaagtcgagtgaaataaaattcgagtcgaatcgaatgaaattgttcaagttaaattaaacatgttaaattaaaatttttgttacaatataattaatttcatgttagagcacataaatttgaaacattttacaactttttcaaagaaaaataataaaaaagatactTTAGCATCATAAACATGAACCGTTATTTAAGTTCCAAAATTATTATcctacaaaatttttaatttttaactttctttatatattttttagaatttttttaaaatttttatattttttttaaaatataaattttggaattttaaaaattattttgtaatttttgttgagagagaccaattggctcattttcaaacttgacagggaccaaaagggtatatacacaaatatattatTCGAGTTATCTGAGtaataaaattcaactcgattcgaaaTCGAAACTCAAATTACGTaatcgagttgactcgaataacttgaataacttgattcggttaattcaaaattcaaattttcttttaattttttcaaatcaaatcaaattttactcACCGTTAAATAATGCTTGTAACCATCATCTTTTCCGTTTCAATCTTTTGGAATTATGtaaaatctattcatataaagagTAACATGAATGTTTTAGGAAACTTGTTTCAggcttaaaatatttttttaattttagttatatttaaaaggttaaattacacaactataaaaaaattctcacgcatttaaaataaaaaattaatttaagtatTTACGTTacataatttgtttatttatgtcATTCTTATTAAAAATGGTCACTCTTCTTAAAAATTCTAATAGAAAAAATCAAACATgacattttttaaaacataaatcaattatTGAATACCACATAGTATAATTTACCATGTCCTAAGTGTTGCATACTAATGAaaggattaaaatataatttgccCGATAATTTACccgaatattaattattaatcaaattaaaagaaaaacaatatttaaaaagttgaaaaaaccTTCTTCCTCACCTTGCAAATGACATACAATTAGGAAAAAGAGAACTTATAGGCTTCCTAACAACAACATGCAGCTTTCTATCAGCTTCGTTTCTAGTTGAGTAATGTCCAAAAACCAGCTGCCTTGGCCTCCACCGGAGCCCGATTTTAAGGTCCTCGGAGGCTCCCCTTGATTACTAGGACCAACTTCATCCATAAGTATTCCCCGCAAAGAATCAACGTTTTCTAAccccaaaatttattattatcctCAATAACTCCATTAAAGAAGAAACAACTCAAAACACCATAATAACTCCATTAAAGAAGAAACAACTCAAAACACCATCAATCGGATTGAAGTTTCCAAGTCAAGATTGAAACTTTGGTTACTTTTCAAAGAGCCATTCAGCTAACTCAAATCCcattccttttttttatattgattctAAGAAGAATCGGAAATAAAATGTTTTGGtaatttataacaattttttttataaaaacaaaaaaaaccccaaataaaatgtatatattattCAAGTCAAAGATTGAAACTTTaggtattttataataaaatatttattttttgcaaATTTGAGGAGGAAGATGAGGTTTAGATTTTATCACTTTTTTTGaactatttaattattgttttcttttattttgcttaATAATTAGTATTGGATAAATTATGTTTAGTCCTTTAAAATAGTATGCAATACTTTTGATACGGTAAGTACGCATGTTAAAAAAATTGTCATGTAGATTTTTGTTAGCTTGTTTAATAACGAATTATATATCGTGAGTGTTTGAAttacaattttctttttattttagatgcttaaaatgatttttttttataattgcgTGACTATCTACATAGTTCACCctatttaaaattagtctatttttaaatataatttcttcaatagtaataattaagttttaaataataaacatatttaaacattatacatatgtgtattaaataaataaattacatttaaataataaaataatagataaACAATGAGGATATATGTTTTGGTGCATTGTGTGTATAAATTTAGCCTTCGTACAAATCTTTATGCATgggttaatttattatattacatcttcttaaatttaaacattgtatgtatatttatgtaatcattttataatatcatacttataaatatttataacaattacttttatacataatttatttaatatcaatAGAAGTgtgtataaattaaatatttgaataatCACCCTAAATATAATatcataaattaaatgttaaattgcaaaatttgaatacaattacatatcatatatatatacacaaaactTAGACCTAATTACAAGAAAAGATAatcattatttgaattattttaacattgtagtgtctaagttttatattttatataatgtttttaatttaattaagcaTTAATTGGTTgacattaaataattttctaatataaaacttactattaatttttaacttaaattttatataaatttatttattttgtaatttatatatgttattagTATAAACAAACATTTAATACTATTTgaatcttagttttttttttttaaattttacatgaaGATTAAAGAATAGTATGTTTTTTTTTACGATACATTCCTAACTTTTTATTGTAAATAAAACTATGATTATAAATCATTttgtttaatatatgtttatatttttattaataaaatatattttaattaacacaCATTATTATTATGTGTAAAATAGTTTTTAATactatttaaatttcaattttttccgcaaaatttatagatatatattcaaaatattacaaacattATATTCCAAATGATATGTACAGTAAATATATGCTTCGCACAATAAAGAAAActaatataatatagaaaaagGCACAGAAGCACACTTGGAAACATTGAGTTCTTAGAGTtccaaaatattttctttttagttatatttaaagtggatactatttttatatttaaattttaaatatgatttttttctagatttaattagaatttatttacaatttttaatgatcgtgtataattacattaatgagagatttaaatatattaactttaaactcataattatatttttttattaatgataaATTAACACATGATAATGACACTTCAATCAATAATGATAATTACATTTACTTTATTGATAATATGTGAAATCAtatattaacattaaaattactttttaaaaaaggAATAAATCTCAGAACTATATATGAACTATGGTTTAATGTGCAaattgtatacatgaattttgattttgtacattttatacatgaaattttggtttgatctaattcttataaattattaatacaattattgatataacatcattttatgtttatatactgcatacataaataattatatttatccaatataaaaataaattgatgtatttatttctttaaatgtgtatgattaaattaaaattaaagattcaactatacatttgaaccacaattagagtttcacgtgtataattgcaccaaattaaagtttatgtatagaattgcacattaaatcaaagttcatgtataattttgagatttatccctttaAAAAATGTTCCCATTAATCAACATGAGTATTAAACATCATATGATAATCACGATGTATAAAGGCTTAAAACTGCAAGTACTTAAGTTTACATTGGTGTAAGTCAATAGTGCTCTCTCGTAGTCTCCCAAAGAAACAGGTCTGCTGTGGTTGGGTTCTGAGTAGGGCGGTGACGAAGATAGTTATGAAGAGGGATGACATCCCTCTCCTAGAAGAAGAACTAGTACATCTGACAGTTAAAAGCTCACAGATAGTCCCCAGTGGAAAGCCGACTCTCTTAGGAACGGCTTGGACAACAAAAACCTACAGTTCGTATAGCTTTTGAGCCCAGTTAAAAAGTATctagaaaacaaaaaagaaatttgaCTTCAAAATTATTCGTCAAAACCTGTTTATGATTGAGTTTGATGATGAGGAAGATCTAGAATTAATACTGGCAGGAAGGCCCTGGCTTTTTAGACAAAATTTGGTGATTTTCAAAAAATTGGACAAGGCAATGGAAAGAAGCAACCTTCATTTGATTGAGTTTCCCTTTTGGATTAACATAGGTCCCTGTCCACCTGAATGCGAAAATAAAGATCTTACACATGCGATTGGATCCACTTTTGAAGGAATCATTAGTTCAGAAATAAATGGGGATTTCTATCGTATAAAAGTGGAGTTAGACGTTCAAAAGCCTCTACGTAGAGGGATTTTCATTCTGGTTGGTATGTAAGGAAAATCTTGGGTCCCTTTTAAGTATGAAAATTTGCTTGAATTTTGCTTTGGATGTGGGCGAATGGGATACGAAATTAAGGAGTGTAAAGATACTCTAGATGAATCTAAGGAATTACCAAGAGACGATCTACCTTTCTCTTTAACTCTGAAAGTAGAATCAAGCTTGATGGGGAAGGTAAGTATGAAACTaggagaaaatatgaagaaatcaATGACGCAATGCTTCTACTTGGGGAGATTTGATGAAACAAGGGGGAAAAAAATTCTAATATAGTTTAGGGCAAAAGGTGGACGACAGTGAAGGACAATTCAGGAATAAGGGAGGTAGAGACCAATCTGGACTCTCACTTGTCATGACCGGATATTAAGGAAAAGATAAGGATAAAATTTGGTTTGATGATAAGAATGAACGCAATGATAAAGGCTTCTATTCTAAAATTTCAAATAGTGATAAAACGGAACAAAGTGGGCCTTTAATTTGGGCCAGCTCTCCTTTAGCTGCGGAAATGGGCCAAGTAGATTCATCTCATATCATCATTGATGAACCCAATGGATTAAGGAAAGGATGGAGACAAATAGGAAATAATACCCTAATGGATCAAAGCGAGGAGGCATTCACTTATCGGAAAAGGAAAGAA
This window encodes:
- the LOC107916524 gene encoding squamosa promoter-binding-like protein 2, with translation MSFISPMDWNAKTPLQWDWENLMMLNATPTEIPRKLRPEQWDIDGEGGMNSGSFYSSVAAGGSGGSASDLGLASMSKSSKSASINSSSMGEVKMTKFTSEAFEAIPDDISNQNEAFRAELAGTSPTLEASVGSGEPLLSLKLGKRTYFEDVSGGSNTKNLSYSSTSGQSPAQAKRSKPNCQGIHVLRCQVEGCNFDLSSAKDYHRKHRICESHSKSPKVIVHGQERRFCQQCSKFHGLSEFDEKKRSCRRRLSDHNARRRKPQTEAFHFSGTRFSSSPNEGKQQMSFIWNKVPFLHNARPNEIFSWEGTFDSKSSQMKGYTSTKVGNINGQPNLPGNELLNSITMRSHDSNGFLPTKGKQSTDDILNQGVEESRVDSNVATTQDLHRALSLLSNESWVSCEPKHGSIAYPMHVNPSTSMSQPAMNASSRGFPSALSENWQMEQQTTESQVHNGDGDNHFQEFQLLKAPYYSGFYSNQ